One Peribacillus simplex NBRC 15720 = DSM 1321 genomic region harbors:
- a CDS encoding spore coat protein translates to MNQNVYRSNCNTHDDSERSWSALDSASRHPLSGFCNDDDTRIDQEAKQDNNQLQLSEELIYIKDSCNVNITSTDVKAALSLQAALQAAIAVIVSISIADADNAEKITQELIQSSNVKQITRQKTIVENSRDIDITTTDAQIALNIQLLLQLLLALIVEIDIL, encoded by the coding sequence ATGAACCAAAATGTATATCGTAGCAACTGTAACACACATGATGACTCTGAAAGATCATGGTCGGCTCTAGATTCCGCTTCCAGACATCCCCTGTCAGGATTCTGTAACGACGATGACACACGAATTGACCAAGAGGCAAAACAGGATAATAATCAACTTCAGCTTTCCGAAGAACTTATTTACATTAAAGATTCTTGTAATGTAAATATCACTTCAACGGATGTTAAAGCGGCCCTTTCTCTACAAGCTGCTCTACAAGCTGCAATTGCGGTCATCGTAAGCATTTCCATCGCAGATGCTGATAATGCTGAAAAGATCACTCAAGAATTAATCCAATCTTCAAATGTTAAACAAATCACGCGCCAAAAAACAATTGTTGAAAACAGCCGTGATATCGACATCACAACAACTGATGCACAAATCGCTCTTAACATCCAACTATTGCTGCAACTATTGTTAGCTCTAATCGTGGAAATTGACATTCTCTAA
- the truA gene encoding tRNA pseudouridine(38-40) synthase TruA: MNNYKLTIQYDGGRYKGWQRLGNSDDTIQGKIENVLTEMVGEKIEIIGCSRTDAGVHALAQIANFKIGENLTEAEIMNYLNRYLPRDISIVEVRLVPERFHARYNAKDKTYLYKIWNEQYTNPFMRKYSMHVEKKLDITRMKKACQHFIGEHDFTAFSNAKSKKKSMVREIYSIDIEENAGFIQVIVRGDGFLYNMVRKIVGTLIEVGLGEIDAESIPSILESKERIQTGRMAEAAGLYLVKVDF; this comes from the coding sequence ATGAACAATTATAAATTGACCATTCAATATGATGGCGGGCGCTATAAAGGTTGGCAACGACTCGGTAATAGTGATGATACGATTCAAGGAAAAATAGAAAATGTATTAACGGAAATGGTAGGGGAAAAAATCGAGATCATCGGATGCAGCAGAACGGATGCCGGTGTACATGCCCTTGCTCAAATCGCCAATTTTAAGATCGGTGAAAATTTGACTGAAGCTGAAATCATGAATTATTTGAATAGATATTTACCAAGAGATATCAGCATTGTCGAGGTCAGGCTAGTTCCTGAACGTTTTCATGCCCGTTATAATGCTAAGGATAAAACCTATTTGTATAAGATCTGGAACGAGCAATATACAAATCCTTTCATGCGAAAGTACAGTATGCATGTAGAGAAAAAGCTGGATATCACAAGAATGAAAAAAGCATGTCAACATTTTATAGGTGAACATGATTTCACTGCTTTTTCAAATGCAAAGTCTAAGAAAAAATCCATGGTGCGTGAAATATATTCCATTGATATAGAAGAAAATGCCGGTTTCATCCAAGTTATAGTGCGAGGCGATGGATTTCTTTATAATATGGTTAGAAAGATTGTCGGGACGTTGATAGAAGTTGGGTTGGGTGAAATAGATGCTGAAAGTATACCAAGTATCTTAGAGTCAAAAGAAAGAATCCAAACGGGCCGTATGGCGGAGGCAGCTGGGTTATACTTGGTAAAGGTTGATTTTTAG
- a CDS encoding DUF421 domain-containing protein gives MSEAVEIIFRTFTSFILLWVFVHLLGKQTIAQSTYHLYIASITMGTIAGNLAFNIKIKFLYFIIAIVIMGTVVFMLNLLAVRNPRFGKWIAGEPATLIQKGKILEESMERMGYSLDSLKQALRGKDIFNIEEVECAILEINGSLSVLKKEQYQNTTKQDLPLLPAAGTVPIELVYDGKILYDNLSKHTYDDEWLMAELTKRNLDVFDISYAVVGTKGNLYIDLIKDHSRE, from the coding sequence ATGTCAGAAGCCGTTGAAATAATCTTTCGAACCTTTACCTCTTTTATTTTATTATGGGTATTTGTCCATCTCCTCGGTAAACAGACGATTGCCCAGAGTACCTATCACCTTTATATTGCTTCAATTACGATGGGGACAATTGCAGGAAATCTAGCATTCAATATTAAAATTAAATTCCTGTATTTTATCATTGCAATTGTTATTATGGGTACCGTCGTTTTTATGCTGAATCTTCTAGCGGTTCGAAATCCGCGCTTCGGGAAATGGATCGCTGGAGAACCTGCTACCTTAATTCAAAAAGGAAAAATTCTCGAAGAGTCAATGGAACGAATGGGGTATTCACTGGATTCTCTTAAACAGGCTTTGCGCGGAAAAGATATCTTCAACATAGAAGAAGTGGAATGTGCCATTTTAGAGATAAATGGCTCCCTCTCTGTATTAAAAAAAGAACAATACCAAAATACCACCAAGCAGGATTTACCTTTACTGCCCGCAGCAGGAACTGTACCGATTGAACTGGTCTATGACGGGAAGATCTTATATGATAACTTATCCAAACATACCTACGATGACGAATGGTTAATGGCTGAACTCACAAAAAGAAACCTTGATGTTTTTGATATCTCGTATGCTGTCGTAGGGACAAAAGGAAATTTGTATATTGATTTGATTAAGGATCATTCAAGGGAATAA
- a CDS encoding type 1 glutamine amidotransferase domain-containing protein gives MRLAGKKIISLVHHDFEDLELWYPILRLKEEGAIVHLAGEKANETYIGKYGVPAISEYEYGSIKAEEYDAILVPGGWAPDKIRRFPEVISLIQSMEENKKPIGQICHAGWVLISAKILHGKNVTSTPGIKDDMENAGATWIDKPVVVDGNLVSSRRPPDLPDYLRELINVIEKS, from the coding sequence ATGAGATTAGCAGGAAAGAAAATAATCAGTCTTGTGCACCATGATTTTGAAGATTTAGAGCTCTGGTATCCGATTTTACGACTAAAAGAAGAAGGAGCGATTGTTCACCTCGCTGGAGAAAAGGCGAATGAAACATACATTGGAAAATATGGTGTACCAGCTATATCTGAATATGAGTATGGCAGTATTAAGGCTGAAGAATATGATGCCATTCTTGTACCGGGCGGATGGGCACCTGACAAAATTCGCCGGTTTCCCGAAGTGATATCACTTATCCAAAGCATGGAAGAAAATAAAAAACCCATCGGGCAAATTTGTCACGCTGGTTGGGTGTTGATCTCAGCTAAAATTTTACATGGGAAGAATGTAACGAGTACACCGGGCATTAAAGATGATATGGAAAATGCAGGGGCAACTTGGATAGATAAGCCCGTCGTCGTAGATGGAAACCTTGTATCAAGCAGGCGTCCGCCTGATCTACCGGATTATTTAAGGGAATTGATAAACGTGATTGAAAAGAGTTAA
- the spoVAE gene encoding stage V sporulation protein AE: MLAMFFWAFVIGGLICVVGQLLFDVAKLTPAHTLSLFVVIGAVLGGFDLYEPLVDFAGAGATIPIVSFGNSLVNGAMMESEKHGLVGVLTGMFEITSSGISAAIIFGFIGALVFRPKG, translated from the coding sequence ATGTTAGCAATGTTTTTTTGGGCCTTTGTCATCGGTGGCTTGATCTGTGTAGTCGGCCAGCTTCTTTTTGATGTTGCTAAGCTGACACCAGCACATACGCTAAGCTTGTTCGTTGTAATAGGAGCTGTCCTTGGCGGATTTGATTTATATGAGCCACTTGTTGACTTTGCCGGTGCTGGAGCAACCATACCGATCGTTTCGTTTGGGAACTCACTGGTGAACGGGGCGATGATGGAATCGGAAAAGCATGGTCTGGTTGGCGTACTGACTGGTATGTTTGAAATTACAAGTTCCGGTATCTCTGCAGCAATCATCTTTGGATTCATCGGAGCTTTGGTTTTCAGACCAAAAGGATAA
- a CDS encoding YhcN/YlaJ family sporulation lipoprotein has protein sequence MFRQGRYFKGSLLVFIVVLCVLSACSNKNDGKTENLAMIKRTNPEPMDIINGMDEKDEKGLISKVKKTVANEDTIYDVIVVKNEKKIIVAYKVKHLQRFHMKKIEKAVTENLEEKFPKNDFIVSSDYKIFLESVRLNELLKEKDVPEKKARKKFKEIEELQKELI, from the coding sequence ATGTTCAGACAAGGAAGGTATTTTAAGGGTAGCTTGCTGGTTTTTATAGTTGTTTTGTGTGTGCTTTCTGCATGCAGCAATAAGAATGATGGAAAAACGGAGAATTTAGCAATGATTAAACGTACGAATCCTGAACCAATGGATATCATTAATGGAATGGATGAGAAGGATGAAAAGGGACTGATCTCAAAGGTCAAGAAAACAGTTGCTAATGAAGACACGATCTATGACGTGATAGTCGTGAAAAACGAAAAAAAGATTATCGTCGCTTATAAAGTTAAGCATTTACAACGCTTTCATATGAAGAAAATTGAAAAGGCTGTGACTGAAAATCTGGAAGAGAAGTTTCCCAAAAATGATTTTATCGTATCAAGCGATTATAAAATCTTTTTGGAATCTGTAAGATTGAACGAGTTACTCAAGGAAAAAGATGTACCTGAGAAAAAGGCAAGGAAGAAGTTCAAGGAAATTGAAGAACTTCAAAAAGAATTAATTTAG
- a CDS encoding GNAT family N-acetyltransferase produces the protein MFVKIAENSQELENAYMIRKKVFVQEQNVPLEEEIDEYEEESTHFVLYDEQQQPIGAGRFRVIDNIGKVQRICVLSSGRKNGAGAMIMNAIEEYAIQQEVLQLKLDSQVHAIPFYSKLGYEIVSDEFMDAGIPHKTMKKTIL, from the coding sequence GTGTTTGTAAAGATCGCAGAGAACAGCCAAGAGCTTGAAAATGCTTATATGATTAGAAAAAAAGTGTTTGTCCAAGAACAAAACGTCCCTCTTGAAGAAGAGATCGATGAATATGAAGAAGAGTCTACACATTTCGTTTTATATGATGAGCAGCAACAGCCAATCGGTGCCGGCCGCTTCAGGGTCATCGACAACATAGGTAAAGTCCAGCGCATTTGTGTACTATCATCGGGGCGTAAAAATGGTGCCGGTGCCATGATCATGAATGCTATTGAGGAATACGCAATCCAGCAGGAAGTCCTTCAATTGAAGCTTGATTCCCAGGTACATGCGATCCCTTTTTATTCGAAATTAGGGTACGAGATCGTTTCCGACGAATTCATGGATGCTGGCATTCCTCATAAAACGATGAAGAAAACCATTTTATGA
- a CDS encoding YjcG family protein encodes MKYGVAIFPSKKLQDLANSYRKRYDTKYAFIPPHLTLKPTFEATDMEISTIAEQLKGIAQKCRPFTLSVTKTKSFQPVSNTIYFKVELSEGLQELHDALNNEDFIKSESEHAFVPHITIAQDLSDNEHSDVLGQLSMLDISHEEEVKRVHLLYQLEDGAWTVYETFRLGAE; translated from the coding sequence ATGAAATATGGTGTAGCAATTTTCCCTTCAAAAAAACTTCAAGATTTAGCTAACTCCTATCGCAAACGGTATGATACGAAATATGCTTTCATACCACCGCATCTGACGCTTAAACCAACGTTCGAAGCGACGGATATGGAAATTTCAACAATCGCGGAACAATTAAAAGGCATAGCTCAAAAGTGCAGGCCTTTTACGTTGAGCGTAACGAAAACGAAGTCTTTCCAACCCGTAAGCAATACTATTTATTTCAAAGTGGAATTATCCGAAGGGCTTCAAGAGCTGCATGATGCACTTAACAATGAGGACTTCATCAAAAGTGAAAGTGAACATGCATTTGTCCCTCATATTACCATCGCTCAAGATTTATCCGATAATGAGCATTCTGATGTGTTAGGCCAACTAAGCATGCTTGACATCAGCCATGAAGAAGAAGTGAAACGAGTTCACTTGCTGTATCAACTTGAAGACGGGGCATGGACCGTTTATGAAACATTTAGATTAGGAGCTGAATGA
- a CDS encoding DUF1360 domain-containing protein codes for MFPPQNEFTLFIILGLASFRLTRLIVFDKIIEPLRRPFFKEIEEKNEEGDVEIFLMPKEKGLLGWFGQLLSCFWCVGVWVSLFLVFLYIQHWFIGDVLILILAVAAVGAIIEVIISKIMDN; via the coding sequence ATGTTTCCCCCACAAAATGAATTTACCTTATTTATAATATTAGGCTTGGCTTCCTTCAGGCTGACCCGCTTGATCGTTTTCGATAAAATCATTGAGCCGCTGCGCCGCCCCTTTTTTAAAGAGATAGAGGAAAAAAATGAAGAAGGAGATGTGGAAATATTTTTAATGCCCAAGGAAAAGGGCCTGCTTGGCTGGTTTGGACAATTGCTAAGCTGTTTTTGGTGCGTGGGTGTCTGGGTCAGTCTTTTTCTGGTTTTTCTTTATATCCAACATTGGTTTATAGGCGACGTACTGATATTAATCCTTGCCGTAGCAGCAGTAGGAGCGATTATTGAGGTCATAATCAGCAAAATTATGGACAATTGA
- the spoVAC gene encoding stage V sporulation protein AC — translation MSGKEKTTPVQDAYQELQGKHEIKRPIVKNCLKAFLVGGIFCIVGQAISYFYIYFFNFTEQTAGGPTTATMVFLALLMTGFGFYDRIGQFGGAGSAVPVTGFGNAVISAAIEHRTEGFVLGVGSNMFKLAGSVILFGVFSAFVVALIKTIYQMIGG, via the coding sequence ATGAGCGGCAAGGAGAAAACGACCCCCGTGCAGGATGCGTATCAAGAGCTTCAAGGGAAGCATGAAATTAAAAGACCAATAGTGAAGAATTGTTTGAAAGCCTTTTTAGTAGGTGGCATTTTCTGCATAGTGGGACAAGCTATTTCCTACTTCTATATTTACTTTTTCAACTTTACGGAACAGACAGCCGGTGGTCCGACAACTGCTACCATGGTGTTCCTGGCTCTTTTGATGACCGGTTTCGGATTTTACGACCGCATTGGCCAGTTTGGTGGGGCAGGAAGTGCCGTCCCTGTTACAGGATTCGGAAACGCAGTCATTTCGGCAGCAATCGAACATCGGACGGAAGGTTTTGTACTTGGTGTTGGATCCAATATGTTTAAATTGGCCGGATCGGTCATTTTATTTGGAGTATTTTCAGCCTTTGTCGTGGCATTGATAAAAACGATTTATCAAATGATTGGGGGCTAA
- a CDS encoding phosphatidylglycerophosphatase A, with product MADVHVHSREVTKAAKRTLLERGVSVEAIAKIVYELQFQYKPDLKLEECIHSVERVLLKREIQHAILVGVELDKLAEQKKLSEPLQSIVESDEGLFGVDETIAFGAVLGYGSIAVTTFGHLDKNKIGVIHELDKKQEGIVHTFLDDIVASIAASAASRLAHRLRDEEESLTEQEKDIQEEEELIG from the coding sequence ATGGCAGATGTACACGTACACAGCAGGGAAGTAACAAAGGCGGCTAAGCGAACATTATTAGAGCGTGGTGTCAGTGTGGAGGCAATTGCAAAAATCGTTTATGAATTGCAGTTCCAGTACAAACCTGATCTTAAGCTGGAGGAATGCATCCATAGCGTTGAGCGTGTCCTGTTGAAAAGGGAAATTCAACATGCCATTTTAGTCGGTGTGGAGCTGGATAAACTGGCAGAGCAAAAAAAGCTATCAGAACCCCTGCAATCGATTGTTGAATCTGATGAAGGGCTATTCGGAGTGGATGAAACGATTGCCTTTGGTGCAGTACTCGGTTACGGAAGCATTGCTGTAACGACCTTTGGCCATTTGGATAAAAATAAAATAGGCGTCATACACGAACTTGATAAGAAGCAGGAAGGAATCGTGCATACCTTCCTGGATGATATCGTTGCAAGCATTGCCGCGAGTGCCGCCTCAAGGTTAGCTCATCGTCTGAGAGATGAAGAAGAATCGTTAACTGAACAGGAAAAGGACATCCAGGAAGAAGAAGAGTTAATAGGTTGA
- a CDS encoding alpha/beta hydrolase, whose amino-acid sequence MSLRKGTIKEYMFKSEALAEELELLVYLPANFSPLYKYSLVIAQDGRDYFQMGRIGRVADELLGNDEIENIIIVGIPYKDRFDRRRKYHPDGEQHIAYIRFLAHELVPFLDDEFPTYQMGHGRTLIGDSLGGTVSLLAALKYPHTFGKCIMQSPLANDAVMDAVRNFEDPHLLELYHVIGTGETDVPTTDGNKANFIEPNRELHKLINQKGFPCFYEEFEGNHTWKYWQADLKRALLEMF is encoded by the coding sequence ATGAGTTTACGCAAAGGCACAATTAAAGAGTACATGTTTAAAAGCGAAGCTTTAGCAGAAGAATTGGAACTACTTGTTTACTTGCCTGCAAATTTTTCGCCATTGTATAAATATTCGCTTGTGATTGCTCAGGATGGCCGTGATTATTTTCAAATGGGCCGAATTGGTCGGGTAGCAGATGAACTGTTAGGGAACGATGAGATCGAGAATATCATCATTGTCGGCATTCCTTATAAAGACCGCTTTGACCGCAGGCGCAAATATCATCCGGACGGGGAACAGCACATTGCATACATACGTTTTCTTGCCCATGAACTTGTCCCGTTTTTAGATGATGAATTCCCAACCTATCAAATGGGACATGGTCGAACTTTGATCGGTGACTCTCTTGGCGGTACAGTTTCTTTATTGGCCGCACTAAAGTATCCGCATACATTCGGAAAATGCATCATGCAGTCGCCACTTGCCAATGATGCAGTAATGGATGCTGTACGTAATTTTGAGGATCCGCATCTCCTCGAACTTTACCATGTGATCGGGACTGGTGAAACGGATGTTCCGACTACGGATGGCAACAAGGCAAACTTCATAGAACCCAATAGGGAATTGCATAAATTAATAAACCAAAAAGGATTTCCTTGCTTCTATGAAGAATTTGAAGGTAATCATACCTGGAAATACTGGCAGGCAGATTTAAAACGAGCACTATTGGAAATGTTCTAA
- the spoVAD gene encoding stage V sporulation protein AD, producing the protein MLKGKQSWMFTNKPVILETGVTGGPFEANGEIAGDFDILYDDLWMEQDSYEKAHRHLIEKAVELALEKGKIDKEQVQFFLAGDLINQVTPTSFAARTNGIPYFGLFGACSTSMEGLALAAFITNYGGADYVLTGASSHNAAVEKQFRYPTEYGGQKPPTAQWTITGAGVALVAPNGSKQGEFPHIVSATIGKVIDMGLKDPFNMGGAMAPAAVDTILAHFKDTGLTPDDYDFIITGDLGQIGRETAIDLLKQKGCDINQEKFKDCGLMIFKKDQPVLAGGSGAGCSAVVLYGHILNEMISGKYKKILLVATGALLSPLSVQQKDTIPCIAHAVAIEYGMNS; encoded by the coding sequence GTGTTAAAGGGAAAACAATCATGGATGTTCACCAATAAGCCGGTCATCTTGGAAACAGGGGTAACAGGCGGGCCATTTGAAGCAAATGGAGAAATCGCGGGTGATTTCGATATTCTATACGACGATTTGTGGATGGAGCAGGATTCATATGAGAAGGCTCATCGACATTTGATTGAAAAAGCGGTTGAGCTTGCATTGGAAAAAGGTAAGATCGACAAGGAACAGGTACAATTTTTCTTGGCGGGTGATTTAATCAATCAGGTTACACCTACAAGCTTTGCAGCCAGAACTAATGGAATTCCATATTTCGGCTTGTTTGGAGCCTGTTCCACTTCAATGGAAGGGCTTGCTCTAGCTGCCTTCATCACTAATTATGGCGGGGCTGACTATGTGTTGACAGGCGCCTCGAGCCACAATGCAGCTGTTGAAAAACAATTTCGCTATCCAACTGAATATGGAGGGCAAAAACCACCTACAGCTCAATGGACGATAACAGGAGCAGGGGTGGCGCTGGTTGCTCCTAATGGAAGCAAGCAAGGGGAATTTCCCCATATTGTCTCAGCCACTATCGGAAAGGTCATTGACATGGGATTGAAAGATCCTTTCAATATGGGGGGAGCGATGGCCCCGGCGGCCGTCGATACGATACTTGCCCATTTCAAAGATACTGGTTTGACCCCGGATGATTATGATTTCATCATTACCGGTGATTTAGGTCAAATAGGGAGGGAGACAGCGATTGACTTATTAAAGCAAAAGGGCTGTGACATCAATCAGGAAAAATTCAAGGATTGCGGATTGATGATTTTTAAAAAGGATCAGCCTGTTTTGGCTGGCGGGAGCGGTGCGGGATGTTCGGCAGTGGTTTTATACGGTCATATACTAAATGAAATGATTTCTGGTAAATACAAAAAAATCCTGCTTGTCGCAACAGGAGCATTATTGTCACCACTTTCGGTCCAGCAAAAAGATACGATTCCGTGCATTGCCCATGCGGTAGCCATTGAATATGGGATGAATTCATGA
- a CDS encoding ATP-dependent helicase — protein MNQAKSGNEIVHLHTVSAGELQTLFEKGKRDQLSCIICHKTVKLFIGIHETPYFYHSDPSQGPCEMPISEPINEDKPLEYMEQNGFRIPTSRTITEIKTITEPFLKSRPITGNPKYSDKPYGLAPSEEPYFQELSSSGVVLDAEQLKAVMTIDGPILVLSGAGSGKTRVLTVRTAYMLTVKKIDPKSIMLVTFTAKSAKEMQQRLLGYPYMTPSLVSQIVSGTFHSIFYKILIFHEPAKWQRDFLLKWEWEKEKILKQAGRELELDDKEFAYDQALQQIGLWKNSLAFPEDIHPKDDWEKSCLFLYKKYEEYKQQTGKYDFDDMLVGCYVFLKNHPDFLKKYQQRFNYFLVDEFQDINKVQYELIKLLSAESKNVCAVGDDDQSIYSFRGSDPKYILNFNHDFPQSQVVKLTENYRSSHEIVATANRLIKRNQNRMEKKMRAQHDSGNPPVLFYPYDEELEATMIVSDIQEKISKGANPGDFAVLYRTHTMSRAIFERLAASNLPFVIEKDADSFYQRRVIRGMLAFMRLSLFPHDSKAASDVLSALFLKQSILQELKAQTILQDCDFIDAFAFVKTGHAFQERKLKTIPGQIRSLKIMSPLVALEIIEKDLGYQEYVKKRGNEANLEKGSDDIRDLKVAANRFPTVAAFLEHVDHMTAMVQEIKQLSKHFKDAIQLTTIHRSKGLEYQTVYVLAAVDGSIPHDFALESYRKGELSPLEEERRLLYVAATRAKKDLYLSILQTRRGRTSHPSRFLKL, from the coding sequence ATGAATCAAGCAAAATCTGGCAATGAAATCGTACATTTACATACCGTTTCAGCTGGTGAGCTGCAGACACTTTTTGAAAAAGGAAAACGTGATCAGCTTTCTTGTATCATTTGTCATAAAACAGTGAAATTATTTATTGGAATCCATGAGACACCATATTTTTATCATAGTGACCCATCGCAGGGACCCTGTGAAATGCCAATTTCAGAACCAATAAATGAGGACAAGCCATTAGAATATATGGAACAGAATGGATTTAGGATTCCTACATCACGAACCATTACGGAAATAAAAACCATTACAGAACCTTTCCTTAAAAGCCGGCCCATAACCGGCAATCCGAAATATTCAGATAAACCATATGGCCTGGCACCATCTGAGGAACCATACTTTCAAGAATTATCCTCATCAGGGGTAGTTCTCGATGCAGAGCAACTCAAGGCGGTAATGACTATCGATGGTCCCATTCTCGTCCTATCAGGAGCAGGCAGCGGGAAAACCCGCGTATTGACGGTACGTACTGCCTATATGCTTACAGTGAAAAAGATTGATCCAAAAAGTATCATGCTTGTAACATTTACGGCGAAATCCGCAAAGGAAATGCAGCAGCGTCTGCTCGGCTATCCCTATATGACTCCTTCCCTTGTTTCTCAAATCGTTAGCGGGACCTTTCATAGCATCTTTTATAAAATCCTGATTTTCCATGAACCAGCCAAATGGCAGCGCGATTTCCTATTGAAGTGGGAGTGGGAAAAAGAAAAGATATTGAAACAGGCTGGCAGGGAATTGGAACTTGATGATAAGGAATTTGCATATGATCAAGCCCTTCAACAAATTGGGCTTTGGAAAAACTCATTGGCCTTTCCAGAAGATATTCACCCTAAGGACGATTGGGAGAAATCGTGTTTATTTTTATATAAGAAATATGAAGAATATAAACAGCAAACAGGGAAGTATGATTTCGATGATATGCTTGTAGGCTGTTATGTATTTTTAAAAAATCACCCGGATTTCTTAAAGAAATATCAACAAAGGTTTAACTATTTTTTGGTAGATGAGTTTCAGGATATCAATAAAGTTCAATATGAACTGATAAAACTCCTCTCTGCTGAATCAAAAAATGTATGTGCAGTTGGAGATGATGATCAATCCATCTATTCATTCCGGGGAAGCGATCCGAAGTATATTTTGAATTTCAATCATGATTTCCCTCAATCCCAAGTTGTGAAGCTGACGGAGAATTACCGCTCTTCCCATGAAATTGTCGCTACAGCGAACAGATTGATCAAGCGCAACCAGAACCGGATGGAGAAAAAGATGAGGGCACAGCATGATTCAGGAAATCCCCCTGTTTTATTTTATCCTTATGATGAGGAATTGGAAGCAACGATGATCGTATCCGATATCCAAGAGAAAATATCCAAGGGAGCAAACCCTGGGGACTTTGCAGTATTGTACAGGACACACACGATGTCCAGGGCCATTTTTGAACGGCTAGCCGCTTCCAACCTGCCATTCGTCATTGAAAAGGATGCGGATTCGTTTTATCAGCGCAGGGTCATTCGCGGCATGCTTGCCTTTATGCGCTTGAGTTTATTTCCCCATGATAGCAAGGCAGCATCCGATGTTCTTTCCGCCTTATTTTTAAAACAAAGTATATTACAGGAGTTAAAAGCACAGACAATCCTCCAGGACTGTGATTTTATTGATGCATTTGCTTTTGTTAAGACGGGACATGCTTTTCAAGAACGAAAACTAAAAACGATCCCAGGGCAGATCCGCTCATTAAAAATTATGTCGCCACTCGTAGCTTTAGAAATCATCGAGAAAGATTTAGGATACCAGGAATATGTAAAAAAACGCGGAAATGAAGCGAACCTTGAAAAAGGTTCCGATGACATCCGCGACCTAAAGGTGGCAGCAAATCGTTTTCCTACAGTCGCTGCTTTCCTTGAACATGTCGACCATATGACTGCCATGGTCCAAGAGATAAAACAGCTGTCTAAACATTTTAAGGATGCGATACAGCTTACAACCATACACCGTTCCAAAGGGCTTGAGTATCAAACCGTTTATGTTCTTGCTGCTGTCGATGGCAGCATTCCTCATGATTTCGCACTTGAATCTTACCGAAAAGGGGAACTATCCCCTCTTGAAGAGGAAAGACGTTTGCTCTATGTAGCGGCAACCAGGGCTAAAAAGGATCTTTACCTATCCATCCTGCAAACTAGACGCGGACGGACATCCCATCCATCACGTTTCCTGAAGCTTTGA
- a CDS encoding stage VI sporulation protein F, with protein sequence MDNNFFKNIEGKTGVNMKDVLELANSLQGANFKDETTVRNVIKRVSKIANKPVNKETEDKIVHSIVAEGNKLDFGTISNMINKK encoded by the coding sequence ATGGATAATAACTTTTTTAAAAACATAGAAGGTAAAACGGGCGTAAATATGAAAGATGTATTAGAATTGGCAAACTCGCTGCAAGGAGCCAATTTCAAAGATGAAACAACAGTTAGGAACGTCATTAAGCGCGTATCAAAAATAGCGAACAAACCGGTCAATAAGGAAACGGAAGATAAAATCGTCCATTCCATCGTAGCTGAAGGGAATAAACTGGATTTCGGGACTATTTCCAATATGATAAATAAAAAGTGA
- a CDS encoding YjcZ family sporulation protein, translated as MFGYGGYGCCVSGYGYGGGYGGGYGGGGSTFAIIVVLFILLIIVGASFC; from the coding sequence ATGTTTGGTTATGGTGGCTACGGTTGTTGTGTCAGCGGTTATGGATACGGCGGCGGTTATGGCGGAGGCTACGGTGGCGGCGGTTCTACTTTCGCGATAATCGTTGTATTATTTATCCTATTGATCATTGTAGGGGCTTCTTTCTGCTAA